The following are encoded together in the Pleurocapsa sp. FMAR1 genome:
- a CDS encoding P-II family nitrogen regulator produces MKKIEAIIRPFKLDEIKIALVNAGVVGMTVSEVRGFGRQKGQTERYRGSEYTVEFLQKLKLEIVIENDQVDMVVDKIIAAARTGEIGDGKIFVYPVDQVVRIRTGEKNLEAV; encoded by the coding sequence TTGAAAAAAATAGAAGCTATTATCAGACCTTTTAAACTAGATGAAATCAAGATTGCTCTAGTTAACGCTGGAGTCGTGGGAATGACGGTTTCTGAGGTGCGCGGTTTTGGTCGCCAGAAAGGACAGACTGAGCGTTATCGTGGTTCAGAATATACTGTAGAGTTTTTGCAAAAGCTGAAGCTGGAAATCGTAATCGAAAACGATCAGGTAGATATGGTAGTAGATAAGATTATCGCTGCTGCCCGCACTGGCGAAATTGGCGACGGCAAGATCTTTGTTTATCCTGTAGATCAGGTTGTCCGTATTCGTACTGGAGAGAAAAACCTAGAAGCAGTTTAA
- a CDS encoding helix-turn-helix domain-containing protein, whose product MLSSKLQYFSNSNIRVLTPRWDYQPLLSSQGLDWQGIQFDYYQRHPSILSQNSSQHLLQIFLSEGDVKGSLDDQERIEHISPGDVTIIPADTNYYASLPDEIEFILLTLKPNLFKDLGKNKLDGNTVDILPQFAVNDPLIAGIAITLKNQLESDRACSDYAQTLGKAIAVHLLKKYSKPSTANDSSYKNAVEKKLQVVLEHIEQNLDEKLTLDSIAKQVNLSKYYLCRLFARYLAISPHQYIIQKRIEKSKRLLKQELSLQIVEIAFDCGFASHSHFNRQFNKNVGISPRDYRNAA is encoded by the coding sequence ATGTTATCCTCCAAACTACAATACTTTTCTAACTCAAATATTCGGGTACTTACACCACGATGGGATTATCAGCCTCTTTTATCTAGTCAGGGTTTAGACTGGCAAGGCATTCAGTTTGATTATTATCAACGTCATCCATCCATTTTATCCCAAAATAGCTCACAACATTTACTACAGATTTTTCTCTCTGAAGGTGATGTGAAGGGGAGTTTAGATGACCAGGAACGAATTGAGCATATTTCACCTGGTGATGTGACTATAATCCCCGCTGACACTAATTATTATGCCAGTTTACCAGACGAGATTGAGTTTATCTTGCTAACACTTAAACCAAATTTATTTAAAGATCTAGGAAAAAATAAACTTGACGGCAACACTGTGGATATTTTGCCTCAGTTTGCTGTAAACGATCCTCTGATCGCTGGTATTGCTATAACCCTAAAAAATCAGCTAGAAAGCGATCGTGCTTGTTCTGACTATGCTCAAACTTTAGGTAAGGCGATCGCCGTTCATCTATTGAAAAAATATTCTAAACCATCTACAGCTAATGATAGTAGCTACAAAAATGCAGTTGAAAAAAAATTGCAGGTTGTACTAGAGCATATCGAGCAAAATCTAGATGAAAAACTTACTTTAGACTCGATTGCCAAGCAGGTAAACCTAAGTAAATATTATCTGTGTCGCTTATTTGCCAGATATTTAGCTATATCACCCCATCAATACATCATCCAAAAGCGAATTGAAAAATCAAAACGGTTGCTCAAACAAGAACTATCCCTGCAAATCGTTGAGATTGCCTTCGACTGTGGTTTTGCCAGTCACAGTCATTTCAATCGACAGTTTAACAAAAATGTTGGCATAAGTCCTAGAGACTATCGCAATGCTGCATAG
- a CDS encoding thiamine pyrophosphate-binding protein has product MNTNNSSIEPNIGTYLAQLLEKIGVEHYFTVPGDYNLVLLDQMLKNPNLKMVNCCNELNAGYAADGYARVKGVSAVVVTFTVGGLSLVNAIAGAYAEDLPVIVISGGPNSNDRAQHHLIHHSTGEYDFNQSYRIFKEITTEAVVIRHIEDAHRLLHQALAAAIAKRKPVYIEIACNLANVPIPHSVPLQLQPQTKSSPEALKAAVEAVASRLERSVKPALVAGVKLRSFDAIAAFRKLADSSQYAVAIMPNAKGMFPENHTQYIGCYWGQVSSSGCAEIIESCDAYLFAGPIFNDYTTVGWSCLVKPEKLIEVQPDRVILAGQEYSQVYMQEFIIALADKIKPNDSSLKAFKRIQEESLSTQDLPKEAPLTNRAIREQVQSILTDDSALLVETGDSWFNGQKITLPAGCPYEFQMQYGSIGWATGALLGYAIALGQQKRAIALIGDGSFQLTVQAVSTMIRYGLNPIIFLINNRGYTIEVEIHDGPYNNIKNWDYAGLVQVFNAEEGNGRSYRGSTVGELSSAIAQAQAHQGLALIECVIDRDDCTKELLKWGSRVAAANSRPHQI; this is encoded by the coding sequence ATGAATACAAACAACTCCAGCATCGAGCCAAATATTGGCACTTACCTGGCACAACTGCTCGAAAAGATTGGGGTAGAGCATTATTTTACTGTTCCTGGTGATTACAACTTGGTTCTACTCGACCAGATGTTAAAAAACCCCAATCTCAAGATGGTTAACTGCTGTAACGAACTCAATGCAGGTTATGCAGCCGATGGCTATGCCAGAGTTAAAGGCGTGTCGGCAGTGGTAGTCACATTCACCGTCGGCGGTTTGAGCCTAGTAAATGCGATCGCAGGGGCCTATGCTGAAGATTTACCAGTCATTGTCATCTCAGGAGGACCTAATTCTAACGATCGCGCCCAGCATCATCTGATTCATCATTCAACTGGTGAGTATGATTTTAATCAGTCATACCGTATCTTTAAAGAAATTACCACAGAAGCGGTGGTGATTCGCCACATTGAAGATGCCCACCGTCTACTGCATCAGGCTTTGGCAGCAGCGATCGCCAAGCGTAAGCCAGTCTATATTGAAATTGCCTGCAATCTGGCTAATGTCCCTATCCCCCACTCTGTACCTTTGCAGCTTCAACCTCAGACAAAAAGTAGTCCCGAAGCTCTCAAAGCTGCTGTAGAAGCGGTTGCCTCTCGGCTAGAACGCTCAGTCAAACCAGCCTTGGTTGCTGGGGTAAAATTACGCTCCTTCGATGCGATCGCTGCTTTTAGAAAGCTTGCCGACAGTTCTCAATATGCCGTGGCAATTATGCCTAACGCTAAGGGGATGTTTCCCGAAAACCATACTCAGTATATTGGCTGTTACTGGGGTCAAGTTAGTAGTTCTGGCTGTGCCGAAATTATTGAATCTTGCGATGCCTATTTGTTTGCGGGCCCGATCTTCAATGACTATACTACCGTAGGCTGGTCTTGCTTAGTCAAGCCTGAAAAGCTGATTGAAGTTCAGCCAGATCGGGTAATCCTAGCAGGACAAGAATACTCTCAGGTCTATATGCAAGAATTTATCATTGCCCTGGCGGATAAAATTAAGCCTAACGATAGTTCTCTCAAGGCTTTTAAACGGATACAGGAAGAATCTTTGTCAACTCAAGACCTGCCAAAAGAAGCTCCCCTGACCAATCGAGCGATCCGCGAACAGGTTCAAAGCATTTTGACAGATGACTCGGCGTTGCTGGTAGAAACAGGGGATTCTTGGTTTAACGGTCAAAAAATCACCTTGCCTGCTGGCTGTCCCTATGAGTTTCAGATGCAGTACGGCTCTATTGGCTGGGCGACAGGAGCATTACTAGGCTATGCGATCGCTTTGGGTCAGCAGAAACGAGCGATCGCTTTAATCGGAGACGGCTCTTTTCAATTAACTGTCCAAGCAGTGTCCACCATGATTCGTTATGGGCTAAATCCGATTATTTTTCTGATTAACAACCGTGGCTACACCATCGAAGTTGAAATCCACGATGGCCCCTATAACAACATTAAAAATTGGGACTACGCGGGTCTGGTGCAGGTCTTCAACGCCGAGGAGGGTAATGGCAGGAGCTATCGAGGGTCAACAGTCGGCGAGCTAAGTTCGGCGATCGCTCAGGCGCAGGCTCATCAAGGACTAGCTCTAATTGAATGCGTTATCGACCGAGATGACTGTACCAAAGAACTTTTGAAATGGGGTAGTCGAGTTGCTGCGGCAAATAGTCGTCCCCACCAAATTTAA
- a CDS encoding NmrA/HSCARG family protein, which yields MENSNQTILVTGATGNQGGSVARHLLQRGKFSVRALVRDQNKPAAQALKQAGAELVEGDFNDRDSIDRALQNIYGIFSMQDFRGGVEAEISQGKAIVDAAKATKVQHFVYSSVGSAERNTGVPHFDSKFQVEEYVRASGLPYTIMRPVFFFFNYQAMLPIIEKGTLPQPLNPDTKLQQLSEEDYGKMVAEVFERPADFLNRAEEVASVEMTMTEVADSFSRVLGKPVKYQQISFEAFEPQAGEEITAMYRWFENVGYEADFTELKRDFDKLSDLESYLRDRNYATMAN from the coding sequence ATGGAAAATTCAAATCAAACAATTCTAGTCACTGGCGCAACTGGCAACCAAGGTGGCTCTGTGGCTCGTCATCTTTTACAACGTGGAAAATTTTCAGTACGCGCTTTGGTACGTGACCAGAACAAGCCTGCTGCCCAAGCACTTAAACAAGCTGGCGCAGAACTTGTAGAAGGCGACTTCAATGATCGCGATTCAATCGATCGCGCTCTACAAAACATTTATGGTATTTTTTCGATGCAGGACTTTAGAGGCGGAGTAGAAGCCGAAATCAGTCAGGGTAAGGCGATCGTCGATGCAGCCAAAGCAACAAAGGTTCAGCACTTTGTTTATAGCTCAGTGGGTAGTGCAGAACGCAATACTGGTGTTCCTCATTTTGACAGTAAGTTTCAAGTTGAAGAATATGTCCGAGCAAGTGGACTACCCTACACAATTATGCGTCCAGTTTTCTTTTTCTTTAACTATCAGGCAATGCTCCCAATAATTGAAAAAGGAACTCTTCCTCAGCCCCTTAACCCCGATACAAAGTTGCAGCAGCTTTCTGAGGAAGATTACGGGAAAATGGTTGCCGAGGTGTTTGAACGACCTGCAGACTTCTTGAACCGCGCCGAGGAAGTCGCCAGTGTAGAGATGACTATGACCGAAGTTGCCGACTCGTTTAGCCGCGTTTTAGGAAAACCCGTCAAATATCAGCAAATTTCCTTTGAGGCATTTGAACCGCAGGCTGGAGAAGAAATAACTGCTATGTACCGCTGGTTTGAGAACGTTGGCTATGAAGCAGACTTTACGGAATTGAAGCGCGATTTTGATAAACTGAGCGACCTTGAATCTTATTTACGCGATCGCAATTATGCCACTATGGCTAATTAA
- a CDS encoding SDR family NAD(P)-dependent oxidoreductase: MNKLKEKVAIVTGSSRGIGREIALKLAQEGAKVVVNYRSSSKKAEEVVKQIEQQGGEATAIQADVSQIDQIEQLVSKAVEHFGQLDIMVSNSGVEHFGKLEDITPQDFERVFSVNVAGQLFVAQAAARHLPRGGRILLTSSVSAKIPVFYHTLYAASKAAVSAMVLNLAPELGERGIAINAIAPGGTATDMAEKNAELYTHPALKNLPPDTVIKTMASLQRMAQPKEIAAVVAFLVSDDASYITGSTLAADGGMF, from the coding sequence ATGAATAAGCTAAAAGAAAAAGTCGCTATTGTTACTGGATCGAGCCGCGGAATTGGCAGAGAGATTGCGCTGAAATTGGCACAAGAAGGAGCGAAAGTGGTGGTCAATTACAGAAGTAGCTCCAAAAAAGCCGAAGAAGTCGTCAAGCAGATTGAGCAGCAGGGTGGCGAAGCTACAGCAATACAGGCTGATGTAAGTCAGATTGACCAAATTGAGCAGCTAGTGAGCAAAGCAGTCGAGCATTTTGGTCAACTCGATATTATGGTCAGCAATTCAGGTGTCGAGCATTTTGGAAAACTAGAAGATATTACTCCGCAAGATTTTGAGCGCGTGTTCTCCGTGAATGTCGCTGGTCAACTGTTTGTTGCCCAGGCTGCTGCTCGACATCTCCCTAGAGGTGGACGTATCCTGTTGACTTCTTCTGTCAGCGCCAAAATTCCTGTTTTTTATCATACTCTCTATGCTGCCAGCAAAGCTGCCGTTTCGGCAATGGTGCTTAATCTAGCTCCTGAATTGGGAGAACGGGGAATTGCCATCAATGCGATCGCACCAGGCGGTACGGCGACAGACATGGCGGAAAAGAATGCCGAGCTTTACACCCACCCAGCGCTCAAAAACTTACCGCCTGATACTGTAATTAAGACCATGGCATCACTGCAACGTATGGCTCAACCAAAAGAAATCGCCGCAGTCGTCGCCTTTTTAGTCTCCGATGACGCTTCCTATATCACTGGCAGCACCCTCGCAGCTGACGGCGGAATGTTTTAA
- a CDS encoding SDR family oxidoreductase, which produces MMTRFGEETGDVETANQQFADMVPMGRMGKPEEIASSVLFLCSDAASYVTGQSLVIDGGYIAT; this is translated from the coding sequence ATGATGACGCGATTTGGAGAAGAAACGGGCGATGTTGAAACTGCCAATCAACAGTTCGCAGATATGGTTCCGATGGGACGAATGGGCAAGCCAGAAGAAATTGCTTCATCTGTGCTTTTCTTATGTTCAGATGCGGCTTCATACGTAACGGGTCAATCTTTGGTGATAGATGGCGGTTATATCGCGACCTGA
- a CDS encoding SDR family NAD(P)-dependent oxidoreductase: MINQFDGKVAMVTGGSSGIGRATAIAFGKAGAKVVVAARREVEGEETVGLIQQAESSLSLSKQMSPKPLK, translated from the coding sequence ATGATTAATCAATTTGATGGCAAAGTTGCAATGGTGACAGGCGGGAGTTCTGGGATTGGTCGGGCAACCGCGATCGCCTTTGGCAAAGCAGGGGCAAAAGTCGTCGTTGCAGCCCGACGTGAGGTAGAAGGCGAAGAAACAGTTGGCTTGATTCAGCAAGCTGAATCAAGCCTGTCTTTGTCAAAACAGATGTCTCCCAAGCCTCTGAAATAG
- a CDS encoding superoxide dismutase: MAFELSLLPYAYDALEPYMSQKTLEFHHDEYHATCVSILNVLVKETEFADKSLEDIILKTYGDRSKADIFNNAAQVWNHNFFWNCMKPNGGGQPNQWLAEKLIANFDSLDRFAAEFRNVGTTQFSNGYAWLVLDRDRLKVVRTGNAMNPTINKQIPLLGCDVWEHAYCLDYQNRRFNFIQAFLEHLVNWEFVTQQLRTHELTHT, from the coding sequence ATGGCTTTTGAACTTTCACTCTTACCGTATGCTTATGATGCCCTAGAACCCTATATGTCCCAAAAAACATTAGAGTTCCATCATGACGAGTATCACGCAACCTGTGTGTCTATTCTTAATGTCCTGGTTAAAGAAACTGAATTTGCTGATAAATCTTTAGAAGATATTATCCTCAAAACTTACGGCGACAGGTCTAAGGCAGATATCTTTAACAACGCTGCTCAAGTATGGAATCATAACTTCTTCTGGAACTGTATGAAACCAAACGGAGGCGGTCAACCGAATCAATGGCTGGCTGAGAAACTGATTGCTAACTTTGACAGTCTAGACCGCTTCGCTGCCGAGTTTAGAAATGTAGGAACAACACAGTTTAGCAATGGCTATGCTTGGTTGGTACTCGATCGCGATCGACTCAAAGTTGTCAGAACTGGAAATGCTATGAATCCCACGATCAATAAGCAAATTCCTTTGCTGGGGTGCGATGTTTGGGAACACGCTTACTGTCTTGACTATCAAAATCGTCGTTTTAATTTTATTCAAGCATTTTTAGAACATTTGGTCAATTGGGAATTTGTGACTCAGCAATTACGAACCCATGAGTTAACGCATACATAA